A part of Odontesthes bonariensis isolate fOdoBon6 chromosome 23, fOdoBon6.hap1, whole genome shotgun sequence genomic DNA contains:
- the gprc5c gene encoding G-protein coupled receptor family C group 5 member C: MATNGTPQGCGPNVDSLYYNLCDLGAVWGVAVEGVAAAGIVLSFVLFVSLLASLPFMNGASSKRPLALQVGFLLFTAGLLGLSFAFVVGKDFATCASRRFLFGVLFGGCFACHLMESVRLNVLARGGSEPRRWGLCLGALALWLVEVVINTEWLIITVVRHPLAPLNASAESGRATATPCNIANQDFVMALIYVMALILTVAVASLSVMAGKHAQWKKEGALILITSLLSVGIWVAWVVMYVYGNKRTGGPTWDDPTLAIALVANGWLFLILYIIPQFCFMSSDCEQRPDDDEEAYANRVGYETILKEQSSQNMFMENKAFSMDEPSQASKPVSPYSGYTGQQRSAVYQPTELALISKQLGNHAPAQACDMIIPRASAGSAANSGSSTPSAPHQAGNAARTPQPSGHGLTRTAQW; this comes from the exons ATGGCCACCAACGGGACCCCTCAGGGCTGCGGCCCGAACGTGGACTCGCTCTACTACAACCTGTGCGACCTCGGCGCGGTGTGGGGCGTGGCGGTGGAGGGCGTGGCGGCGGCGGGCATCGTCCTCTCCTTCGTGCTGTTCGTCTCGCTGCTGGCCAGCCTGCCCTTCATGAACGGCGCCAGCAGCAAGCGCCCGCTGGCCCTGCAGGTGGGCTTCCTGCTGTTCACCGCCGGCCTCCTCGGCCTCTCCTTCGCCTTCGTGGTGGGGAAGGACTTCGCCACCTGCGCCTCGCGGCGCTTCCTCTTCGGCGTGCTGTTCGGCGGCTGCTTCGCCTGCCACCTGATGGAGTCCGTGAGGCTCAACGTCTTGGCGAGGGGGGGCAGCGAGCCCCGGCGTTGGGGCCTGTGTCTGGGCGCGTTGGCGCTGTGGCTGGTGGAGGTGGTCATCAACACGGAGTGGCTGATCATTACCGTGGTGCGCCACCCCCTGGCGCCGCTCAACGCCTCGGCCGAAAGCGGAAGAGCGACGGCGACGCCGTGCAACATCGCCAACCAGGACTTTGTGATGGCGCTGATCTACGTGATGGCGCTGATCCTGACCGTGGCGGTGGCCAGTCTGAGCGTCATGGCGGGCAAACACGCGCAGTGGAAGAAGGAAGGCGCTCTGATTCTCATCACGAGCCTGCTGTCGGTGGGGATCTGGGTGGCGTGGGTCGTCATGTACGTCTACGGTAATAAGCGGACCGGGGGTCCGACGTGGGACGATCCCACCCTGGCCATCGCCTTGGTGGCAAACGGCTGGCTCTTCCTCATCCTCTACATTATTCCTCAGTTCTGCTTCATGAGCAGCGACTGCGAGCAGCGACCGGACGACGACGAGGAGGCGTACGCGAACCGAGTCGGATACGAGACGATCCTGAAGGAGCAGAGCTCCCAGAACATGTTCATGGAGAACAAAGCGTTTTCCATGGACGAGCCCAGCCAAG CATCCAAGCCCGTGTCTCCGTACAGCGGTTACACCGGTCAGCAGCGCAGCGCCGTGTACCAGCCCACTGAGCTGGCTCTCATCAGCAAACAGCTGGGAAAT CATGCCCCGGCCCAGGCCTGCGACATGATCATTCCCAGAGCCTCTGCCGGCTCTGCGGCCAACAGCGGGAGCAGCACCCCCTCAGCGCCCCACCAGGCCGGGAACGCCGCGCGCACACCGCAGCCCAGC GGTCATGGTTTAACTAGGACGGCCCAGTGGTGA